A region of the Candidatus Marsarchaeota archaeon genome:
TATCTGCAGGAGCAATATCAGGCCGAGCACGAAGCCGATTATCCAAAGGGTTTCGGGTATAACGAAGAAGAACAGCACCTGGCCGAACTTCTCAGGCCTCTCCGCTATTATTCCCATGCCTGCTGCGCCTATTCCCTGCTGCGCCATTCCAGTGCCTATTAGTCCTCCAGCTATCGCGATTGCAGCCGCGATTGCAAATTCCGGATCTGCTGCCATAAGTTCACCGATTAAACGTAAATCCAAACGAAGGCACGACTCGCTTTGAAAGATTCTTCGGATTATTTTGTAACCAAATATTTATATAGGCTCAGCAGTCTAAAGGTATGGTTAAGCCGGCGCTTTTTCGTCATACTTTTACTCCAACGCGATGGTCAGATGGGATTCGAACTCAAAAAGGTAAGCGACTTCGTTCATGAGATAGCGATAGACCCATCGCGCAACATGAAAGTGCCTGTGCGCATCTATGCCAACGAGAACATAATAAATTCTATCGGCAAGGACAGGACGCTCATGCAGGCGGTCAACGCAGCATCGCTTCCCGGGATCGTAAGCTCTATGCTTGTAATGCCGGATGGCCACGAAGGATATTCTTTTCCGATAGGTGGTGTTGCAGCATTCGATGCTCAAAATGGCATAATATCGCCTGGGGCTATTGGTTTCGACATCAATTGCGGTGTCAGACTGATAAAGACAGACCTGAAGGAGAGCGACGTGCGCCCAAGGCTCCCGCAGCTCATGGACAGGCTGTTCGCAAACGTGCCAAGCGGCGTAGGCAGCAAGATAAGCCTGGGCTTCACGAGGGGCGACCTTGAGAAGGTAGCAATAGAAGGCGTGCCCTACATAATCTCGAAGGGCTTCGGCTTCAGCGACGACGTCGACCGCACCGAGGAGAACGGCTCTATGAAGGGCGCAGATCCGGACAAGGTGAGCGACCTGGCCAAGAAGCGCGGCGTCTCGCAGCTCGGCACTCTTGGCGCGGGCAACCATTTCCTAGAAGTGCAGAAGGTGGAGCACGTGCTTGACGAAAACATCGCCAAGGCGTTCGCCCTGGAAAAGGATCAAATAGTGATAATGCTCCATAGCGGCTCACGCGGCTACGGCCACCAGGTATGCAGCGACTACCTGCGCACATTCGAGGAATACAGGGCAAAGGAGCACATAGCCCTGCCTGACCCTGAGCTGCTCTACGCATACACGGGCTCGAAGGAAGCCGACAACTACCTTGCCGCTATGCGCTCTGCAGTGAACTTCGCGTTCGTAAACAGGCAGATCATGACGCACCTGGTAAGGAAGAGCTTCACCGAGGTGTTTGGAAAGAGCGCAGACGCGCTCGGCATGGAGCTCGTATATGATGTTGCGCACAACATCGCAAAGCTGGAGGAGCACGTCGTTGACGGGAAGCGCATGAAGCTGTATGTGCACAGGAAGGGCGCCACCAGGGCATTCGGCCCTGGCAACGAGGCCGTGCCGAAGATATACCGCGCAGTCGGCCAGCCTGTTATAATACCGGGCAGCATGGGCACTGCGAGCTATGTGCTGGCCGGCAGGCAGGAAGCAATGGAGGAGAGCTTCGGCTCATCGTGCCACGGCTCTGGAAGACTCATGTCAAGGCACCAGGCGATACGCGACATACCTGCATCTAAGACTATGAGCGACCTGCAGAGCAAGCACGTCGAGTTCAGGGTCAGGAGCAGGAAGCTCATCAGCGAGGAAGCTGCATGGGCCTACAAGAACGTTGATGACGTTGTGGCTAGCGTAGCTGGCGCCAAGATATCAAACATAGTTGCCAGGCTCGTGCCGCTCGGCGTCGCGAAGGGCTAGGTTTACCTTACCAGCCTGAAGCCTATGTCCTCGCCCAGCTTCTGATTGAAGCCTAAGTCTATGTTCATCATGCCGAGTGCCTCAAGGTACCTTGCATTCCTGAGCTTGCCGGCATCTACCACATCGAAGCCTATGCTCTCCCCAAGCTCCTTGACGCGAGCCTTTGCTTCTTTGCTGTCGCCCGCCATGAAGAGCGTCAGCTTCTCACCCTTCAGAGCGCCGACCCTCATGTGCTTCGCGAATATGGTGTTGAAGGCCTTCACTACGTTTGCATCGGGCACAAGCTTCGCGAGCTCCTCCGCGCCGGAGGTGCTGAATCCGAATGCCCACTCCATGTTCTTGGTATAGACGTTGCTGACATCTATGACGGTCTTGCCAGAGAATGCGTCGGCGCCAATGCCATTTACGGTATCGGAAAGCGCAGAATAGGGTATTGCCATTACGACTATGTCTGCGCTCTTCGCGGCCTCTGCCTGATCGACGACCTTCGCGCCGCTCGGAACATTAGCGGAACGCGGGTTCCTGGAGCCGTAGATGACCTCATGCTTCTTCTCGAGAAGCGCAGTGCCGATGCTTGTCCCAACGTGCCCGGTGCCTATTATAGCGATCCTCATTTTCATCCCCCAATGTTATCGCATTAAAAGTATTAAAGCATGTCGGTGCTGGTTTGTACCAAATTCCAGAATAAGCTATTGTTTCCACATATGAACGGAAAGGATCGTAGTACACATAGGAACATATAAAAGAAGGAAAGAAGATTAAGGTTTATAGGAAGGTTATGAGTAAAATAGGTGAGTAGAACCAAAATTTTAAATTCACATTTTTTTGGTAATCTTTTTATTATTTCTTTTTCAAGTATAATTATGAAGAGATCAACTAAATTAGCTGCCGTAAGCATTATTTTCTTTATATTGGGAGCTTTGTTTGTTTTCACTGACACTCTTTTAGGACTAATTTTCCTAGTCTTATTCTTGGTATTTATTATAGCAGCATCAATAGCAACTGTCCATGAACGCGGTGGTTTTAGAGCATGGCGGAGTAGACGTATAGAAGACCAAAGACAATACGATGCAAATAAAAGAGAACATAGAGAATTTGAGAAAATGAGCGAAATGAAGGGATATTACGAGGAGAAGGGTAAGATTAAAGCACAAAGAGAAAATAAACGATGGCCGTAGTTTCGTAGATTAATTGAAGCGAACATTAATAGCTTATTTTTCTTCTTGCAAAGTGACTAACTGATTATATGAATATAGCTACGCTATCTATAAAACGTAAATATTGTGCTGACGAAACACATAAAAGAAGGTAAAGATTAAATTATATAGAGAGATTGCTAAAAAAGTCGAATGGTTCAGTGTATGGTAAAATCAAAATTAGGAGATACATCATCATTCTCCACTAAAATTAAAAATTTCTTTCTATTGTGGAGGCGAGGTTTTCGCCCACGAATAGGTGTATTGTACCATCCAAAA
Encoded here:
- a CDS encoding ATPase, with amino-acid sequence MAADPEFAIAAAIAIAGGLIGTGMAQQGIGAAGMGIIAERPEKFGQVLFFFVIPETLWIIGFVLGLILLLQIL
- a CDS encoding RtcB family protein, which translates into the protein MGFELKKVSDFVHEIAIDPSRNMKVPVRIYANENIINSIGKDRTLMQAVNAASLPGIVSSMLVMPDGHEGYSFPIGGVAAFDAQNGIISPGAIGFDINCGVRLIKTDLKESDVRPRLPQLMDRLFANVPSGVGSKISLGFTRGDLEKVAIEGVPYIISKGFGFSDDVDRTEENGSMKGADPDKVSDLAKKRGVSQLGTLGAGNHFLEVQKVEHVLDENIAKAFALEKDQIVIMLHSGSRGYGHQVCSDYLRTFEEYRAKEHIALPDPELLYAYTGSKEADNYLAAMRSAVNFAFVNRQIMTHLVRKSFTEVFGKSADALGMELVYDVAHNIAKLEEHVVDGKRMKLYVHRKGATRAFGPGNEAVPKIYRAVGQPVIIPGSMGTASYVLAGRQEAMEESFGSSCHGSGRLMSRHQAIRDIPASKTMSDLQSKHVEFRVRSRKLISEEAAWAYKNVDDVVASVAGAKISNIVARLVPLGVAKG
- a CDS encoding NADPH-dependent F420 reductase, producing MRIAIIGTGHVGTSIGTALLEKKHEVIYGSRNPRSANVPSGAKVVDQAEAAKSADIVVMAIPYSALSDTVNGIGADAFSGKTVIDVSNVYTKNMEWAFGFSTSGAEELAKLVPDANVVKAFNTIFAKHMRVGALKGEKLTLFMAGDSKEAKARVKELGESIGFDVVDAGKLRNARYLEALGMMNIDLGFNQKLGEDIGFRLVR